The sequence ttctttcacaaataaatctatatatctCAAAGGAAAATTCCCAAACAAAATTAGGGTTGTACACTTGTACGTACatgataaacaaacaataagGAGTTTTTGACCTAAAAAAACCAATGTCTTGCAATCATCGTATTGTCGTTGAAGGAATCTGCCGTGAATGCAGATCGGGTGTGACTCGACCTAATGATGCCTTTCTTCAACCTTTCAGTAATCTCGCCGATGGCTTATCCTTGAGCCATGAATTTGTAGGGTCTTTGAAGAGCCGTGTTTCCAGAAACTCGTTACAGGAGAAGAAGCTACACTTGGTTCTCAGTTTGAGCGGTACACTTTTCGACACTCAGACTTTCCCACGTCTTTCTAACAAGGAGAAGTATCTAAAAGGTAAAGTCAATTCGAGGGATGATCTTGATTTGTGGCAAACCAGAATCTTTGGTCGCGAGGTCCTGGTAAAGTTGCGGCCTTTTGTTCACGATTTCTTGCGCGAAGCTAATAAGTTGTTTATATTGCACGTCCACACTCTTTGTATCCCCGAGTATGCTGATTTTGTGCTCAAGTTGATTGATCCGCATCAAGTGTATTTCGGGAATCGTATCATTAGTGTTAGCAAACACGTCATGTGGGAGAAGACACTTGATCTAGTCTTGGTCGGCGAACGCCAGGTGGTTATCCTCGACGATAGATACGACGTTTGGTGCCCGGAGAACAGGTCAAACTTGCTGCAGATCACAACTTACTCTTATTTCAAAGCAACTAAAGAAAGGAACAGCCTCGCTGCTGGAGGAGGCATGTTCAAGAACCTTTTCAAGTTTCTTCTCAAGATGTTTTCAAGAGATGATGATCTACTCTCGGATTCATCAGCATCTTACtctgaagagagaaaagatgagAGTGTTGATGATGGAGCACTGGCGAATGCTCTGAGTTTTCTCTCCAAGATTCACCACTCCTTCTTTAACCATCACTATAATGAAGACGATATTTATAAGAGAGATGTGAGAATTTTCCTTCATTCCTGACTTTGTAGACCCAGACTAAATCTCTACTTTCTTAGCTTTGGACTTTTTATAGTTCCCCATATAAAACTTGGATTTTCCTTGTAAGATCTAAATTTAATCAAACCCTTAAGCTAGCTTTTATGCTAAGTTTTACATAAAAATCTCAGTATGTTTTGGTTCGAGCCAACTCGTATCAAATAATTTACTCTTTAAATGGGTTGAAATCACATCATTCAAATTGTTATGAAGGTTTATTCCGCAAAACGGCATATTTTATGTGTTAAAATTTCTGTCACTCTTGATCAGTCTGATTCAGTTTAGCGTTTAAAGAACTTcgtgtttgttatgtttttatgcTCACCTTCTAGAATTTTAGGTTGAAGAGATGATTCGTCTATGGGGTATTACACTATTACATAAGGTATATGAagaatctttaacaaaaaaaagaaaaaaaaaaagtaaaaggaaTGAAGAAATAACATGCAACTAAATACAAATTTcgtttaattttacaaaaagggGTCGtctgattttatatattgtCATTTGTAAAGTAAGTTATTAATAACTTTTCCAAAAATTTAGCCAATGTTGAAATTTCCTAATTTCGATACCCTTTTCTTCGTCATTTTCCTCTTTTCATTCCAATATATATACCATTGatatgtgtatttttgttttcattccaATAAATCAGTTTCACGTGATTTGAGTTTTACCAAATCTTTCTCAAGTATTGCAAAACCATTGATTCATAGAAAACACgatcttctttccctttttttttcccgGAAAAGAGAGCTCGGAAGATCGATCGATTCAGAGATGATGAACGAGTCATCGTCTTCCTCTGGTAGTAATTGTAGTCATTTGTTTGTTGATCACGGAATCTGCCTCGCCTGTAAAACAAAGGTGAGCTGTGTCGAAGGCCAACCATTCGGTTATCTCTTCCCCGGTTTATGTTTGAGCCGCGAAGCTGTATCTGTTACAAAGCATCTCACAACCCTAATCTCAGTTTACGGACATAGGAAGCTTCACTTAGTCCTTGACTTGGACCGCACGCTAATCCACTCCATGAAGACTACAAATCTTACTAAAGCAGAGAAGTATCTtatcaaagaagagaaatcagGTTCAAGGAAAGATCTGCGGACCTATGACGGTAGATTAATAATTAAGTTGCGACCTTTTGTTGAAGAGTTCCTTAAAGAAGCCAACAAGCTGTTTACTATGTTTGCTTACACAAAAGGCCGTTCGAGTTACGGTCACGCTGTTGTGAGGATGATTGATCCAAACAAAATCTATTTCGGGGATCGAGTGATAACTAGGGAAGAGAGTCCTGGCACGAAGACACTTGATCTTGTCTTAGCTGATGAACGTGGAATCGTTATTGTGGATGATAAGCTAGATGCTTGGCCTCATCATCAGA comes from Camelina sativa cultivar DH55 chromosome 19, Cs, whole genome shotgun sequence and encodes:
- the LOC104767526 gene encoding RNA polymerase II C-terminal domain phosphatase-like 4, which codes for MGELGRSIDSEMMNESSSSSGSNCSHLFVDHGICLACKTKVSCVEGQPFGYLFPGLCLSREAVSVTKHLTTLISVYGHRKLHLVLDLDRTLIHSMKTTNLTKAEKYLIKEEKSGSRKDLRTYDGRLIIKLRPFVEEFLKEANKLFTMFAYTKGRSSYGHAVVRMIDPNKIYFGDRVITREESPGTKTLDLVLADERGIVIVDDKLDAWPHHQRNLLEVTKYFYFRNDHKYTKSRPSYAERKSDESRSKRVLMNLLKFLKQVHNGFFTCGLEDELDFKDVRCLIKGPFKPHGC